TCCTTTTTTAACTACAGACAAACCAAAACATCGGGAGTGGATCTATGGCTATCATAAAGAAATGCAAATTATCAGGGGCGGTTTGGTTTTAAAAGATGGAAAAAATGATTGGTGGGATGTTAGTGAGAATCCTGATGATTTAATTAGTTTTAAGAAGATAAAAGATTGGAGCCAAGTTTCTGAAGCACATAGAAAAGAAAGGGATGAATTAAATAAAGTACTTCCTAATTTTAATTTGCATGAGACGGAGCATGATGCACCAAAAAATGGCCTAGAGAAACCTACGCCCTTGCAATTAATAGAGGACAATAAATAATTAGGAATGCACATTCCCTACATACGTGGAATAGGGATAAGAAAACCAACAATAAGCTACTGCTATAAACTATTGTTGGTTTCTTTAATTCCTCTTCTATTTCCTGATGTTATATATGGCTGCTTTATCATTATTATTGATAACTAGCACCAATTTTTTATCTTTTGAGGTAACACTTATCATACTCCTAACATCCTTATTTGCAAAAAATCCGGAGACCTTATTTGAAACAGGATTAAAATGACCATTTCCATCACCACTTAAAAAACTACCAATACCAGCATCTGCTCTAGTCGTTTCTACTTCAGATTGATAGTTGTTACCTGCCAGTAACAAATCTTTAGTCCCATCACCATTAAAGTCTTCATAGAGCATACTATTGATAGGTGACTTCTGCAACGCATTAGCAAGTGGAGTAAAATGGTATCCTTTACTACCATTATTCCTGAAAATTCCAGATCTAAATTCGTTAGCTGTATAATGCAAAGCTGTATTTATACGAGCTCCAACAATTTCTTCGACATTCTTATTGGCATATTCTATATACGAAGGTATTTTTTTTGATAGATGTGGTAATTGCTGGGTCATACAGCTTTTACCACGAACAGGGACTTGTTTGCCTTGATAATCTTTGGCTAGGATAATATCTTCAATACCATTAAAATCAAAGTCATTCGTGTAGATCTCAAAAGGATCTTCCTTTGAGGCATGGAACTTATAATTCAAACCTAAATTACCTGCAATAATATCTTTATTACCATCATTATCAATATCTTCAACAAGTAATTTATTCCACCAACCTTTGGCATTTGCAAGGGTAGGGTAGTCAAGACTTCTAATTAATTGGTTGTTTTTGTTTATAAAAATTTCAATTCCCATCCATTCGCCTGTAACCACAAGATCTATTTTGTTATCGTTATTAATGTCAGACCAAATGGCATCTGTGACCATTCCTATTTTTTCTAAGTCAGGAGCTAGTTCTGGTGTTTTGATCGTAAAATTACCTTCAGTATTTATTAAAAGATAACTGGTAGGCGCGTAAGGATATTTTCCTGGAACAACGCGTCCGCCTACAAAAAGATCTAAATCGCCATCATTATCATAGTCAGAAGAAGTTACTACAGAGCCCGATGAAGCCATTTCTGGAAGGTTGTTTTTCGTACGAGTAAAATCTCCTTGTCCATTATTTAAATATAATCGATCGTAAAGTAATTCTGGAGTTTGGTTAAATTCATAACTACCACTCACGACATATAAATCATAGTCCCCATCATTATCGGCATCAAAAAATAACGCCCCTTGGTCTTCAAATGCTTTATCATCATTAAAAGATTTTATATGCTTTTTTTGGAATGAATTATTTGGACTCCCATAAAGGAGCTGCCCGGGTTGACCTTTGCCACCACCAATATAGACATCTTCATAACCGTCATTATTTAGATCGATTTTGGTAACAAAAGGGCCTGTTTGTGACAATTTATGCGGCAAAAGTATTTGAAGTTCGTAATCATTAAAGTAGGGGTCTTTATGCGTGTAATCTACTTCTTGCTTTTTGAAAAGAGTTTCAGTCTTTTTGGTATATTCTTTCATACCATCTGCATATCTGTAGTTAAGAAGTAAACTCTGATTGGCTTTTACATCGCGTAGAATTTGAGTTTTACCATCTGGCCAAACAACTTCCACAGTTGCAATGTTCATATGTTTATTTAATCCGAAGTGAAGTGTGGTAGCAACCGAAGATAAAAACCCTTTAGTAGGAATAAGTTGCCTCGTTTGGGTAGAACCATCTGCAAAATTTAAGTGTACCGTAGTTCCAATTCCAAACGTATTTTTGCCAGGACCCACTAAATCTATTTTAAGATAATAGCGTCGTATTTGATCTAAAGTATTATTTCTAAGAACCGTAGCTTCTTCATTAATATTGTTGACGACAATATCTAGGTCCCCATCATTATCTAAATCGGCATAAATGGCTCCATTAGAAAAAGTTGGCTTTTCATCTGTCCATTCTTTTGAAGTATCTTCAAAAGTGTAGTCGCCATTATTTTTAAAAAAATAATTATTCAATTTTTGCTGTGGTAACATTTTAGCAAACCTGAGGAAATCTTCCTTGGTTGGCTTTCTATTATTAGCCTTTAAAATTTGTAAGATTTCACTGTTTTTGTCCCGATCAATTACATCACGATAAACCCCGTTGGTTACATA
This genomic stretch from Cellulophaga algicola DSM 14237 harbors:
- a CDS encoding VCBS repeat-containing protein, which produces MTTFKSYFSIKKLYPIAICILLNLGVYSCKEQRADAPIPEEQKLFTAVSSKHSGLDFVNQLEETLDSNYYQYMYTYIGGGVAAGDINDDGYIDLYFTSNSSADKLYLNLGNFTFKEISTEAGILNTPGFNTGVTMADVNNDGLLDIYISRGGWEDNDGKFQNLLYINNGDLTFTEKAAVLGIADDNRTIQTTFFDYDNDNDLDAYVSNTPDITSRTQILDLDKIQKDPKTLELKGSDRLYNNDGTGHFTDVSEQAGLQFDIGFGLNPQVGDLNNDGWLDVYVCNDFNIPDLAYLNNKDGTFTESRDLLFKHISFNSMGSDIADINNDGLLDVLTLDMNPEDYIRSKTTMAMTSISSFEEMVDKGYHYQYMHNMLQLNNGEGAFSEISKMSGIANTDWSWSILSADFDLDGFNDIYVTNGVYRDVIDRDKNSEILQILKANNRKPTKEDFLRFAKMLPQQKLNNYFFKNNGDYTFEDTSKEWTDEKPTFSNGAIYADLDNDGDLDIVVNNINEEATVLRNNTLDQIRRYYLKIDLVGPGKNTFGIGTTVHLNFADGSTQTRQLIPTKGFLSSVATTLHFGLNKHMNIATVEVVWPDGKTQILRDVKANQSLLLNYRYADGMKEYTKKTETLFKKQEVDYTHKDPYFNDYELQILLPHKLSQTGPFVTKIDLNNDGYEDVYIGGGKGQPGQLLYGSPNNSFQKKHIKSFNDDKAFEDQGALFFDADNDGDYDLYVVSGSYEFNQTPELLYDRLYLNNGQGDFTRTKNNLPEMASSGSVVTSSDYDNDGDLDLFVGGRVVPGKYPYAPTSYLLINTEGNFTIKTPELAPDLEKIGMVTDAIWSDINNDNKIDLVVTGEWMGIEIFINKNNQLIRSLDYPTLANAKGWWNKLLVEDIDNDGNKDIIAGNLGLNYKFHASKEDPFEIYTNDFDFNGIEDIILAKDYQGKQVPVRGKSCMTQQLPHLSKKIPSYIEYANKNVEEIVGARINTALHYTANEFRSGIFRNNGSKGYHFTPLANALQKSPINSMLYEDFNGDGTKDLLLAGNNYQSEVETTRADAGIGSFLSGDGNGHFNPVSNKVSGFFANKDVRSMISVTSKDKKLVLVINNNDKAAIYNIRK